A window from Mesorhizobium sp. WSM2240 encodes these proteins:
- a CDS encoding sarcosine oxidase subunit delta family protein codes for MLINCPYCGPRDLSEFSYQGDGYRTRPDPASTDQAEWNAYVYDRVNVAGDHNEIWQHAGGCRAHLRVTRNTLTHKITSVGFARDERHKKPHGHRRTGAHS; via the coding sequence ATGCTCATAAATTGTCCTTATTGCGGCCCGCGCGACCTTTCAGAATTCAGCTATCAGGGCGACGGCTACCGCACCCGTCCCGATCCGGCCTCGACCGACCAGGCCGAGTGGAACGCCTATGTCTACGACCGGGTCAACGTGGCAGGCGACCACAACGAGATCTGGCAGCATGCAGGCGGCTGCCGGGCGCATCTGCGGGTCACGCGCAACACGCTGACCCACAAGATCACCAGCGTCGGTTTTGCCCGCGACGAACGCCACAAAAAGCCGCACGGCCACCGCCGGACGGGAGCGCATTCATGA
- a CDS encoding sarcosine oxidase subunit alpha family protein, translating into MSPRRSQTGGRVDRMRTIRFTFDGRPFTGHAGDTLASALLANGVTLFGRSFKYHRPRGVLTAGVDEPNALVTVLHGEVREPNIPATMLEIYDGLTAVSQNRFPTLAFDLGAANQLGGKVLGAGFYYKTFMGPVFGPLKGTRFWMFCEYFIRRAAGLGRAGIARDPARYERMNAFCDVLVVGSGPAGLMAAKAAADSGARVILAELEPKFGGAANWSDETIDGMAAAEWAATMVRDLKARDNVRLLPRTTVWGYYDDNNMAALERVTDHKSAPGKGEPRHRHWAIRAGSVVLATGAFERPLVFPGNDRPGVMLAGAAERYANEFGILPGQKVALFVNNDAAYRAASTLRKAGAEIAAIVDVRDEISAAAQEIAEKAGCELLRGHAVVATEGGRHVSGIKVQKFDLSNGALSGDARHLDADCLLVSGGWSPVIHLASQAGLKPEWNEDLQAFLPPKPTQNWVGAGAFNGRFTTAETLAEGLAAGLSAAGSPGRIESIPEVEAPALDPQPAPVFEIRAKGKAFVDLQHDVTADDVRLAYKEGFVSVEHLKRYTTLGMATDQGKTSNVPGIAIMADAQGKPISDVGTTRFRPPFAPVSLGALAAERYGEVKPERLTPMHDWHVENGASMYAAGLWHRPAIYGLAGEMIEQAYVREAKTTREAAGIVDVSTLGKIAVQGPDAADFLDRVYTNVFSTLAVGKARYGLMLREDGIALDDGTTWRLGNDDFLMTTTTANAGKVMQHLEYLLDVVWPELRVQLTSVTDQWAGAAIGGPRAREILASCVTGTAVDNEALPFMGIVHGEIDGAPVMICRLSFSGEMAFEVYSGAGHGMHVWEALIKAGKPFGMVCYGLEALGTMRIEKGHVTGAEIDGRTTARDLGLDWMLSKKKPFVGSMMMDREGLADEDRMRLVGVIALDNRPLNGGAHIVEEANEAEPRNSIGHITAVCYSPALGKYIGLALVRGGKKRIGARAFVSDPLRKRFGPVEIVSNHFFDPEGKRMHG; encoded by the coding sequence ATGAGTCCGCGCCGCAGCCAGACCGGCGGTCGCGTCGACCGGATGCGCACGATCCGCTTCACCTTCGACGGCCGGCCGTTTACCGGGCACGCCGGCGATACGCTGGCCTCGGCGCTGCTCGCCAATGGTGTCACGCTGTTCGGGCGCTCGTTCAAATATCACCGCCCGCGCGGCGTGCTGACGGCCGGCGTCGACGAGCCGAACGCCTTGGTGACGGTGCTTCACGGCGAAGTGCGCGAGCCGAACATTCCGGCGACCATGCTGGAGATCTATGACGGGCTGACAGCAGTCAGCCAGAACCGCTTTCCCACGCTGGCCTTCGACCTCGGCGCGGCCAACCAGCTCGGCGGCAAGGTTCTCGGCGCCGGCTTCTACTACAAGACTTTCATGGGACCGGTGTTCGGACCGCTGAAGGGCACCCGCTTCTGGATGTTCTGCGAATATTTCATCCGCCGCGCGGCGGGCCTCGGCCGCGCCGGCATCGCCCGGGACCCCGCGCGCTACGAGCGCATGAATGCCTTCTGCGACGTCCTGGTGGTCGGCTCCGGCCCGGCCGGGTTGATGGCCGCGAAGGCCGCGGCCGACAGCGGCGCCCGGGTCATCCTGGCCGAACTCGAGCCGAAATTCGGCGGCGCCGCCAACTGGTCGGACGAGACGATCGACGGCATGGCCGCGGCGGAATGGGCAGCGACCATGGTGCGCGACCTGAAGGCGCGCGACAATGTCCGGCTGCTGCCGCGCACCACCGTCTGGGGCTATTACGACGACAACAACATGGCCGCGCTGGAGCGCGTCACCGACCACAAGAGCGCGCCCGGCAAAGGCGAGCCGCGCCACCGCCACTGGGCGATCCGCGCCGGATCGGTGGTGCTGGCGACTGGCGCGTTCGAGCGGCCGCTGGTTTTCCCGGGCAATGACCGCCCCGGCGTCATGCTTGCGGGCGCCGCCGAGCGCTACGCTAACGAATTCGGCATCCTGCCCGGCCAGAAGGTGGCGCTGTTCGTAAACAATGACGCCGCCTATCGCGCCGCTTCGACGCTGAGGAAGGCCGGCGCGGAAATCGCAGCGATCGTCGACGTACGCGATGAAATTTCGGCCGCGGCGCAGGAGATCGCCGAGAAAGCCGGCTGCGAATTGCTGCGCGGCCATGCCGTTGTCGCGACCGAAGGCGGCAGGCATGTCTCGGGCATCAAGGTGCAGAAATTCGATCTCTCGAACGGAGCGCTGTCGGGCGACGCGCGCCATCTCGATGCTGACTGCCTGCTGGTCTCGGGCGGCTGGTCGCCGGTCATCCATCTGGCGAGCCAGGCCGGCCTGAAGCCGGAATGGAACGAAGACCTGCAGGCTTTCCTGCCGCCGAAGCCGACGCAAAACTGGGTCGGAGCGGGCGCGTTCAACGGACGCTTCACCACCGCCGAGACGCTTGCCGAAGGCCTTGCCGCCGGCCTGTCGGCCGCCGGTTCGCCTGGCCGGATCGAATCCATACCCGAAGTCGAAGCGCCGGCGTTAGACCCGCAGCCGGCTCCGGTGTTCGAGATCAGGGCCAAGGGCAAGGCCTTCGTCGACTTGCAGCACGACGTGACCGCCGACGACGTCCGGCTCGCCTACAAGGAAGGCTTCGTCTCGGTCGAGCACCTGAAGCGCTACACGACGCTCGGCATGGCGACCGACCAGGGCAAGACATCCAACGTGCCCGGCATCGCCATCATGGCCGATGCGCAGGGCAAGCCCATCTCGGATGTCGGTACGACGCGGTTCCGCCCGCCCTTCGCGCCGGTATCGCTCGGCGCTCTGGCCGCCGAACGATACGGCGAGGTGAAGCCCGAACGGCTCACCCCGATGCATGACTGGCATGTCGAGAACGGGGCGTCCATGTATGCCGCCGGCCTCTGGCATCGGCCGGCGATCTATGGCCTCGCTGGCGAAATGATCGAGCAGGCCTATGTGCGCGAAGCGAAGACGACGCGCGAGGCGGCAGGCATCGTCGATGTCTCGACGCTCGGCAAGATCGCCGTGCAGGGTCCGGACGCCGCCGATTTCCTCGACCGCGTCTACACCAACGTGTTTTCCACGCTTGCCGTCGGCAAGGCGCGCTACGGCCTGATGCTGCGCGAGGACGGCATCGCGCTCGACGACGGCACGACCTGGCGGCTCGGCAACGACGACTTCCTGATGACGACCACGACCGCCAACGCTGGCAAGGTTATGCAGCACCTCGAATATCTGCTTGATGTGGTCTGGCCCGAACTCAGGGTGCAGCTTACGTCGGTCACAGATCAATGGGCGGGCGCGGCGATCGGCGGGCCCAGGGCGCGGGAAATCCTGGCGTCATGTGTCACCGGGACGGCGGTCGACAATGAGGCGCTGCCCTTCATGGGCATCGTGCATGGCGAGATTGACGGCGCGCCGGTGATGATCTGCCGGCTCTCCTTCTCCGGTGAGATGGCCTTCGAGGTCTATTCCGGCGCCGGTCACGGCATGCATGTCTGGGAAGCGCTGATCAAGGCCGGCAAGCCTTTCGGCATGGTTTGCTACGGGCTGGAGGCTCTCGGCACGATGCGCATCGAGAAGGGCCATGTCACCGGCGCGGAGATCGACGGCCGCACCACCGCGCGCGACCTCGGCCTCGACTGGATGCTGTCGAAGAAAAAACCGTTCGTGGGCTCGATGATGATGGACCGCGAAGGCCTCGCCGACGAGGACCGGATGCGTCTGGTCGGCGTCATCGCGCTCGACAACCGGCCGCTCAATGGCGGTGCGCATATCGTCGAGGAGGCCAACGAGGCCGAGCCGAGGAATTCGATCGGCCACATCACCGCGGTCTGCTATTCGCCGGCTCTTGGCAAGTATATCGGCCTGGCGCTGGTCAGGGGCGGCAAAAAGCGGATCGGCGCCCGCGCCTTTGTCTCCGACCCGCTGAGAAAACGCTTCGGCCCGGTCGAGATCGTCAGCAACCACTTCTTCGATCCCGAAGGGAAACGCATGCATGGTTGA
- a CDS encoding sarcosine oxidase subunit gamma, which translates to MVDQLSPLEPVWRPGSHGNFAAGVGVILSETQPGSIVQVAAWPGEEKGLMAAIRTVAGLALPDGAGGGVFTEEKAAFGFAPGKFLVVDQAEGLFATLSAAITSEVGTVTDLSHGRTAIRIAGPKAEWVLAKFFAIDFSLTAFPVGAGRSTVHHDIFAQIQRTGASQFDLYVFRSFARALWNALCHASEEVGYEVR; encoded by the coding sequence ATGGTTGACCAGCTTTCACCGCTTGAGCCGGTCTGGCGGCCGGGCTCGCACGGCAATTTCGCCGCGGGCGTCGGCGTGATCCTGAGCGAAACCCAGCCGGGTTCTATCGTGCAGGTCGCCGCCTGGCCGGGCGAGGAAAAGGGTTTGATGGCTGCTATCCGGACCGTCGCCGGCCTGGCGCTGCCCGATGGCGCGGGCGGCGGCGTCTTCACCGAGGAGAAGGCGGCGTTCGGCTTCGCGCCCGGCAAATTCCTGGTCGTCGATCAGGCCGAGGGGCTCTTCGCAACGCTCAGCGCCGCGATCACCAGCGAAGTAGGAACCGTCACCGACCTGTCGCATGGGCGTACCGCGATCCGCATTGCCGGCCCGAAAGCCGAATGGGTGCTGGCCAAATTCTTCGCCATCGATTTTTCGCTGACCGCATTCCCGGTTGGCGCCGGCCGCTCCACCGTGCATCACGACATCTTCGCGCAGATCCAACGGACCGGCGCGAGCCAGTTCGACCTTTATGTCTTCCGCTCCTTCGCGCGGGCGCTCTGGAACGCTCTGTGCCACGCGAGCGAGGAAGTCGGCTACGAAGTGAGGTAG
- a CDS encoding DUF3280 domain-containing protein — protein sequence MAKRNGFPTCFLMSIALLTMPEMAAAEPTKDIVVFDFEMMDSSAASGIIPQDERDTKYLAESTQVAKNHLLSTGIYKIVDAKPAAAEIAKAGELRRCSGCEAAIASKLGGELAMTGIVNRISRTEYEMLIKVVDAATGSPVAVGYTGLRMGANYAWPRGAKWLMEKRVVASLTNK from the coding sequence ATGGCCAAGAGAAATGGATTTCCAACCTGTTTTCTCATGAGCATTGCCTTATTGACCATGCCGGAGATGGCCGCCGCCGAGCCAACCAAGGATATCGTCGTCTTCGATTTTGAGATGATGGATTCGAGTGCGGCATCCGGAATTATTCCTCAGGATGAACGCGATACAAAATACCTGGCCGAGTCTACGCAAGTCGCAAAGAATCATCTGCTGTCGACGGGAATATACAAGATTGTCGATGCAAAACCGGCTGCAGCGGAAATTGCCAAGGCCGGTGAGCTGAGGCGCTGTAGCGGCTGCGAAGCGGCGATTGCATCGAAGCTCGGCGGTGAACTGGCCATGACCGGTATCGTTAACAGGATCAGCCGGACCGAGTATGAGATGCTGATAAAGGTGGTGGACGCCGCCACGGGATCGCCTGTGGCCGTCGGCTATACGGGATTACGTATGGGGGCAAACTACGCATGGCCGCGCGGCGCCAAATGGCTGATGGAAAAGCGCGTTGTGGCCAGCCTGACCAACAAATAG
- a CDS encoding nitroreductase, which produces MLAPENRTLDLDETAIVDEAITSRRSVRAFLPDPVDEATIRAILEVAARAPSGTNMQPWKVYVTTGETKARIADAVLNSGIRAEKAKWDEYRYYPDQFFEPYLTRRRAVGFALYGHLGIGKRDVDQMRAQHDRNFVFFDAPVGMIFTIDRRLNQGSWIDYGMFLQNIMVAARGRGLHTCPQAAFAPYHRQIRPVLNIPDEEIVVCGMALGYEDATKPENDLRTERAPQEEWVKFAG; this is translated from the coding sequence ATGCTGGCGCCGGAAAACAGAACCCTGGACCTGGACGAGACGGCGATCGTTGACGAAGCGATCACCTCGCGCCGATCGGTGCGCGCCTTCCTGCCGGACCCGGTCGACGAGGCGACAATCCGCGCCATCCTCGAGGTCGCCGCCCGCGCGCCCTCGGGCACCAACATGCAGCCCTGGAAAGTCTATGTGACAACCGGCGAGACGAAGGCGCGCATCGCCGACGCAGTCCTCAATTCCGGCATCCGCGCCGAAAAGGCAAAGTGGGACGAGTACCGCTACTATCCCGACCAGTTCTTCGAACCCTATCTGACCAGGCGTCGCGCCGTCGGTTTCGCGCTCTACGGCCATCTCGGCATCGGCAAGCGCGATGTCGACCAGATGCGCGCGCAGCATGACCGCAACTTTGTCTTCTTCGACGCGCCGGTCGGCATGATCTTCACCATCGACCGCCGCCTCAACCAGGGATCGTGGATCGACTACGGCATGTTCCTGCAGAACATCATGGTCGCCGCGCGGGGCAGGGGCCTGCACACTTGTCCGCAGGCTGCCTTCGCGCCTTATCATCGGCAGATCCGCCCGGTGCTGAACATTCCCGACGAGGAGATCGTCGTCTGCGGCATGGCGCTAGGCTACGAAGACGCGACCAAACCCGAGAACGACCTGCGCACGGAACGCGCCCCGCAGGAAGAGTGGGTGAAGTTCGCGGGATAG
- a CDS encoding XRE family transcriptional regulator yields MLAADIRALRKARGLTLAEIGLKLRRSVGWLSQVERGLSAPSLADLRAFAELFGVPVSLFFAHDAPDDRERGVIVRAGRRRSLGTAESGLVEELLSPDLGGSFEVLRSVFAPGAEMKAAANRPTEEAGYVVSGTFDLEIAGTWHRLGEGDSFRFANKPFRWRNPDAEPAVVIWVVSPPVY; encoded by the coding sequence ATGCTTGCGGCCGACATCCGGGCGCTGCGCAAGGCGCGTGGCCTGACGCTCGCCGAGATCGGGCTGAAGCTCCGCCGCTCGGTGGGCTGGCTGAGCCAGGTGGAGCGCGGCCTCTCCGCGCCCTCGCTGGCCGACCTCCGCGCCTTTGCCGAATTGTTCGGCGTCCCCGTCAGTCTGTTCTTCGCTCATGACGCTCCCGACGACCGCGAGCGCGGCGTGATCGTGCGCGCCGGCCGCCGCCGTTCCCTTGGCACAGCCGAATCCGGCCTGGTGGAGGAACTTCTGTCGCCCGATCTCGGCGGTAGTTTCGAAGTGCTGCGCTCGGTGTTCGCGCCGGGCGCGGAGATGAAGGCCGCCGCCAACAGGCCGACCGAGGAGGCGGGATACGTGGTTTCGGGCACTTTCGACTTGGAGATCGCCGGAACATGGCACCGGCTTGGCGAAGGCGACAGCTTCCGCTTCGCCAACAAGCCGTTCCGCTGGCGCAATCCGGACGCTGAGCCGGCGGTCGTGATCTGGGTGGTTTCGCCGCCTGTCTATTGA
- a CDS encoding FAD-dependent oxidoreductase translates to MAEIPSTARVVIIGGGAVGVSSLYHLAKAGWTDCVLLEKNELTSGSTWHAAGNVPTFSSSWSLMNMQRYSAGLYRGLAAEVDYPMNYHVTGSLRLAHSKERMREFQRVKGMGRYQGMDIDVVGVDDIKGRYPFIETHELQGALYDPSDGDIDPAQLTQALAKGARDMGAKIVRFCPVGGVRRENGEWVIETPKGEIRCEYVVNAAGYRAREVGKMFGRDVPMMVMSHQYILFDEIPELAARSKEHGKKLPLLRDVDTSYYLRQEKNGMNLGPYEKNCRAHWATHNDPMPEDFSFQLFPDDLERLEWYLNDAIARVPILGTAGLSKVINGPIPYAPDGNPLIGPMPGVPNAFEACVFTFGIAQAGGAGKVLAEWVTEGQTEWDMWSCDPRRFTAFASDLDYCVAKGMEVYGHEYAIHFPHHAWPAGRGKKLSPIHDRIAALGAQFNAYNGWERATWFAKPGDDTSEESTQTFTRDGPWQKRIREECLAVRDDAGILDLPGFSRYRLQGPGAREWLSSLITGVVPKPGKIGLGYFADDKGRIVTEMSIMALDEDFFFLITASVAELHDFEWLQKHLPQETQITLQNSTDAFACQILSGPNARKILAEVTDADLSLPWLSHQSCQIEGRWLQLVRVSFAGELGWELHTKIDDTAAVFDAVWAAGQKHGLKPFGMFALDSLRLEKGYRAWKQDLSTDYTILQGGLERFVKWDKPDFIGKAALQNEKQQGVKKRFVTLVVAAGDCDAPYMSTLWHDGKIVGETTSGGFGHIVDKSIALGMIRADLAVPGTRVEVEIFGENFPAVVQEDQPLWDPRNERLRA, encoded by the coding sequence ATGGCCGAAATTCCATCGACGGCGCGCGTGGTGATCATCGGCGGCGGCGCGGTCGGCGTTTCGTCGCTCTACCATCTGGCCAAGGCCGGCTGGACCGACTGCGTGCTTCTTGAGAAGAACGAGCTGACCTCCGGCTCGACCTGGCATGCCGCCGGCAATGTGCCGACTTTCTCGTCGTCCTGGTCGCTGATGAACATGCAGCGCTATTCGGCCGGGCTTTATCGCGGGCTGGCGGCGGAAGTCGACTATCCGATGAATTATCACGTCACCGGCTCGCTGCGGCTGGCGCACTCGAAGGAACGCATGCGCGAATTTCAGCGCGTGAAGGGCATGGGCCGCTACCAGGGGATGGATATCGACGTGGTCGGCGTCGACGACATCAAGGGCCGTTATCCCTTCATCGAGACGCATGAACTCCAGGGCGCCCTATACGATCCGAGCGACGGCGACATAGACCCGGCACAGTTGACGCAGGCGCTGGCGAAGGGCGCACGCGACATGGGCGCTAAGATCGTCCGCTTCTGTCCGGTCGGCGGCGTGCGGCGCGAAAACGGCGAATGGGTCATCGAAACGCCGAAGGGCGAAATTCGTTGCGAGTATGTCGTTAACGCCGCTGGTTACCGCGCACGCGAAGTCGGAAAAATGTTCGGGCGCGACGTGCCGATGATGGTGATGAGCCATCAGTATATTCTCTTCGACGAAATTCCCGAACTGGCGGCACGGTCGAAGGAGCACGGCAAAAAACTGCCGCTGCTGCGCGACGTCGATACGTCATACTATCTGCGCCAGGAAAAGAACGGCATGAATCTCGGCCCCTACGAGAAGAACTGCCGGGCGCACTGGGCGACCCACAACGACCCGATGCCGGAGGATTTTTCCTTCCAGCTTTTCCCGGACGATCTGGAACGGCTGGAATGGTACCTGAACGACGCCATCGCCCGCGTGCCGATCCTTGGCACAGCGGGTCTCTCCAAGGTCATCAACGGGCCGATCCCCTATGCGCCGGACGGCAATCCGCTGATCGGGCCGATGCCCGGCGTGCCCAACGCCTTCGAGGCCTGTGTCTTCACTTTCGGCATCGCGCAGGCCGGCGGCGCGGGAAAAGTGCTGGCCGAATGGGTGACGGAGGGCCAGACCGAGTGGGACATGTGGTCTTGCGACCCGCGCCGCTTCACTGCCTTCGCATCCGACCTGGACTACTGCGTGGCCAAGGGCATGGAAGTCTACGGCCACGAATATGCAATCCATTTTCCGCACCACGCCTGGCCGGCCGGGCGCGGCAAGAAGCTGTCGCCGATCCATGATCGCATCGCCGCGCTCGGCGCGCAGTTCAACGCCTATAATGGCTGGGAGCGGGCTACATGGTTCGCAAAACCTGGCGACGATACGTCGGAGGAATCCACCCAGACATTCACGCGCGATGGGCCATGGCAGAAGCGCATTCGCGAAGAATGCCTGGCGGTACGCGACGACGCCGGAATTCTCGACCTGCCCGGCTTCTCCCGTTACCGGCTGCAAGGCCCCGGCGCGCGCGAGTGGCTGTCGTCGCTGATCACGGGCGTCGTCCCGAAACCCGGCAAGATCGGGCTCGGCTATTTCGCCGACGACAAGGGCCGCATCGTCACCGAAATGTCGATCATGGCGCTCGACGAGGATTTCTTCTTCCTCATCACCGCCTCGGTTGCGGAGTTGCACGATTTCGAGTGGCTTCAGAAGCATTTGCCGCAAGAGACTCAAATCACGCTGCAAAACTCGACCGACGCCTTCGCCTGCCAGATCCTGTCCGGGCCGAATGCACGAAAAATCCTGGCCGAAGTGACCGATGCCGACCTCTCGCTGCCATGGCTGTCGCACCAGTCCTGCCAGATAGAAGGCCGGTGGCTTCAGCTCGTCCGCGTCTCGTTCGCGGGCGAACTCGGCTGGGAACTCCACACCAAGATCGACGACACGGCGGCGGTTTTCGATGCCGTCTGGGCGGCCGGCCAGAAGCACGGACTAAAGCCGTTCGGCATGTTCGCGCTGGATTCGCTCCGGCTGGAGAAGGGTTATCGCGCCTGGAAGCAGGATCTTTCGACCGACTACACCATCCTGCAGGGCGGGCTGGAACGCTTTGTCAAATGGGACAAGCCGGACTTCATAGGCAAGGCGGCGCTGCAGAACGAGAAGCAGCAGGGCGTGAAAAAGCGGTTCGTCACGCTGGTGGTGGCAGCAGGCGATTGCGACGCGCCCTATATGTCGACGCTCTGGCATGATGGAAAAATCGTGGGCGAGACGACGTCAGGAGGATTTGGCCACATAGTGGACAAATCGATTGCGCTCGGCATGATCCGCGCCGATCTGGCCGTACCAGGGACGAGGGTCGAGGTGGAGATTTTCGGCGAGAATTTCCCTGCGGTCGTGCAGGAAGACCAGCCGCTCTGGGATCCGAGAAATGAAAGGCTGCGTGCATGA
- a CDS encoding homocysteine S-methyltransferase family protein gives MTKIVLTDGGMGQELLRRSKTPPTPLWSARVLMDEPDIVRDLHAEFIRAGARVITLNTYSATPERLAREGVADMFKPLQKRGIDLAKAARDEAGDAAIAGCLPPLFGSYHPELTISFDETLDIYRRIVAEEVDHVDLFLCETMASAEEARAAVTAAVESGKPVWVSWTLADHGAPRLRSGETLAAASAALRDLPVAARLINCCRPEVVDAALSDLASLGGRVGAYANGFTSVDALKHGGTVEVLHARHDLDGPAYAEFAVGWAKAGAAIVGGCCEVGPEHIAALRDSLQNNNIEIVGAFDA, from the coding sequence ATGACCAAAATAGTACTGACGGATGGCGGCATGGGCCAGGAGCTGTTGCGCCGGTCCAAAACACCGCCGACGCCGCTATGGTCGGCCAGGGTGCTGATGGACGAGCCGGACATCGTGCGTGACCTTCATGCCGAGTTCATTCGCGCCGGAGCCCGCGTCATCACGCTCAACACCTATTCGGCGACGCCCGAACGGCTGGCCCGCGAAGGCGTTGCCGACATGTTCAAGCCGCTGCAGAAGCGCGGGATCGATCTGGCAAAGGCTGCCCGCGACGAGGCGGGCGACGCGGCAATCGCAGGCTGCCTGCCGCCACTTTTCGGCAGCTATCATCCGGAACTGACGATCTCATTCGATGAAACCCTCGACATCTATCGCCGGATCGTCGCCGAGGAAGTCGACCACGTGGACCTGTTCCTGTGCGAAACCATGGCTTCCGCCGAGGAAGCGCGCGCCGCGGTCACCGCAGCCGTCGAAAGCGGCAAGCCTGTCTGGGTGTCATGGACGCTCGCCGACCATGGCGCGCCGCGGCTGCGGAGCGGCGAGACGCTTGCAGCGGCCTCGGCTGCCCTCCGCGACTTGCCGGTAGCCGCGCGGCTGATCAATTGCTGCCGGCCCGAAGTCGTGGATGCCGCGCTGTCCGATCTCGCCTCACTTGGCGGAAGGGTCGGCGCCTACGCCAACGGATTCACCTCCGTCGATGCCCTGAAGCATGGCGGGACGGTCGAGGTACTTCATGCGCGCCATGATCTCGACGGGCCTGCCTACGCGGAATTCGCTGTCGGTTGGGCGAAGGCCGGAGCCGCCATCGTTGGCGGTTGCTGCGAAGTCGGTCCCGAGCATATCGCCGCCCTGCGCGACAGCCTGCAAAACAACAATATCGAGATCGTCGGAGCATTCGATGCCTAA
- a CDS encoding pyridoxal phosphate-dependent aminotransferase, with product MPKPSERISGITPSGKDGWEVHFAAMNRKQAGEDIIMLSVGDHDFDTPAETVEACVTAVRGGHHHYTQLPGIPRLREAMAKISTQCTGVATTSDQIIATPGGQAALYAAVQAVLDPGQHAIVVAPYYATYPGTFRAAGGDFTVVETRAEDGFQPRAEDILKALRPNTRAILINTPNNPTGAVYSRQCLEDIAEICREHDLWLLSDEVYWTLGGGEHLSPRALPGMAERTLVINSMSKSHGMTGWRIGWLTAPADLITLLISLNLVTTYGLPDFVSRAAVEAFENAYGVKEIAGRYAARRKLFLEEVRGLNNVTVRGSEGGMYVMLDIRAIEPDCEKFAWALLEAEKLAVMPGSSFGDAAAGHIRVSLCQPEEILKDAAGRLRRFVGAYESKAA from the coding sequence ATGCCTAAACCTTCGGAACGCATTTCCGGCATCACCCCCTCCGGCAAGGACGGCTGGGAGGTCCATTTCGCCGCCATGAATCGCAAGCAGGCCGGCGAGGACATCATCATGCTGTCGGTCGGTGATCATGATTTCGACACGCCCGCTGAGACCGTCGAGGCCTGCGTGACGGCGGTACGCGGTGGTCATCACCATTACACGCAGTTGCCCGGTATCCCGCGGCTGCGTGAGGCCATGGCGAAGATCTCGACTCAATGCACAGGGGTTGCCACCACTTCGGACCAGATCATCGCGACGCCGGGCGGACAGGCGGCCCTCTACGCGGCGGTTCAGGCCGTGCTCGACCCCGGCCAGCACGCGATCGTCGTCGCGCCCTACTACGCGACCTATCCCGGCACATTCCGGGCGGCGGGCGGGGATTTCACCGTCGTCGAGACCCGCGCCGAGGATGGGTTTCAGCCGCGCGCCGAGGACATCCTGAAGGCGCTGCGGCCCAACACGCGCGCCATCCTCATCAACACGCCGAACAATCCGACCGGCGCCGTCTATTCGCGCCAATGCCTCGAGGACATCGCGGAAATCTGCCGCGAGCATGATCTGTGGCTGCTGTCCGACGAGGTCTACTGGACGCTCGGCGGCGGCGAGCATCTCTCCCCGCGCGCCCTGCCCGGCATGGCCGAGCGCACGCTGGTCATCAACTCCATGTCGAAAAGCCACGGCATGACCGGATGGCGCATCGGCTGGCTGACGGCGCCCGCCGACCTCATTACGCTGCTCATCAGCCTCAACCTGGTCACCACTTACGGCCTGCCGGACTTCGTCAGCCGCGCCGCGGTCGAGGCATTCGAGAACGCCTATGGCGTGAAGGAGATCGCCGGGCGCTATGCAGCGCGCCGGAAGCTCTTCCTGGAGGAGGTGCGCGGCCTCAACAACGTCACGGTGCGTGGCTCGGAGGGCGGCATGTATGTCATGCTCGACATTCGTGCGATCGAGCCGGACTGCGAGAAATTCGCCTGGGCATTGCTCGAGGCCGAGAAGCTGGCGGTGATGCCCGGATCGAGTTTCGGCGACGCCGCCGCCGGCCATATTCGCGTCAGCCTCTGCCAACCAGAAGAAATCCTCAAGGACGCCGCAGGCCGGCTGCGCCGCTTCGTCGGCGCCTATGAAAGCAAAGCCGCATGA